One Pseudomonas entomophila genomic window carries:
- a CDS encoding barstar family protein, with product MAQALRLANVKPVIDFTLRNRHICPLSAIEDYLTMVRVDGNQITDWPTFHSVFAEKFGFPSFYGGNMEAWIDCLSYLDDPAAEMTSIHVQRGQTLSLVIDNAQEFKRRCPLQFEALVECAAFVNWRIAVAGGTPLLGLAFSV from the coding sequence GTGGCTCAGGCGCTGAGGCTGGCAAACGTGAAGCCAGTAATTGACTTCACTTTGCGGAATCGGCATATCTGCCCTTTAAGTGCGATTGAGGATTATCTGACAATGGTGCGTGTGGATGGAAACCAAATAACTGACTGGCCAACATTTCACAGTGTTTTCGCGGAAAAGTTCGGTTTCCCTAGCTTCTACGGCGGCAATATGGAAGCTTGGATCGATTGTCTTTCCTATCTTGATGACCCGGCCGCAGAGATGACGTCCATCCACGTTCAGCGCGGGCAGACGCTTTCACTGGTCATCGACAATGCTCAAGAGTTCAAGCGCCGCTGCCCATTGCAATTCGAAGCGCTGGTGGAATGCGCAGCTTTTGTAAACTGGCGGATTGCGGTTGCAGGCGGCACTCCGCTTCTGGGGCTAGCTTTCAGCGTCTAA
- a CDS encoding IS256 family transposase, translating to MPTKKKPLRDLPKIPKELLEQFGEGLMTAEAIEDASAAFKKALIERALHAELGHHLGYPPGAQRPEDETNQRNGKSGKTVLTGDGPLRLEIPRDRDGSFSPILIPKHERRYTGFDDKIIAMYARGMTVREIRAFLSEQYGTEVSPDFISSVTDEVMDEIGAWQQRPLEPMYPVIFFDALRVKIREEGLVRNKAIYLALGVLPDGTRDILGIWIENTEGAKFWMKVFNDLKTRGVEDVLIAVTDGLKGMPEALSAVFPETTLQTCIVHLIRNSLDFAAWDKRRALAKELKPIYQAINAEAAEQALDEFENGPWGEKYPTVVAAWRRAWDRVIPFFVFPPAIRKVIYTTNAIESINAQLRKVIKTRGHFPNDDAATKLIWLGLRNITANWGKPAHDWKSAMNQFAILYGDRFIRPTW from the coding sequence ATGCCAACCAAAAAGAAACCCTTGCGTGACCTGCCCAAAATCCCCAAAGAGCTGCTGGAGCAGTTCGGTGAGGGCCTAATGACCGCAGAAGCTATCGAGGATGCCTCCGCGGCGTTCAAGAAGGCCCTGATCGAACGCGCTCTGCATGCCGAGCTTGGCCACCACCTGGGCTATCCGCCGGGCGCGCAGCGCCCAGAGGATGAAACCAACCAGCGTAACGGCAAGAGTGGCAAGACGGTTTTAACGGGGGATGGCCCGCTGCGGCTGGAAATTCCTCGCGATCGAGACGGCAGTTTTTCGCCCATTCTGATCCCCAAGCACGAGCGGCGGTACACCGGTTTCGATGACAAGATCATCGCCATGTACGCCCGTGGAATGACGGTCAGAGAGATCCGAGCCTTTTTGTCCGAGCAGTATGGAACAGAGGTCTCACCCGACTTCATCAGCTCTGTGACAGACGAGGTCATGGACGAGATTGGCGCGTGGCAACAGCGGCCACTGGAGCCGATGTACCCGGTCATTTTCTTCGATGCACTGCGGGTGAAGATCCGCGAAGAGGGCCTGGTGCGCAACAAGGCCATTTACCTGGCCCTGGGCGTCCTCCCCGACGGGACGCGGGATATCCTGGGCATCTGGATCGAGAACACCGAGGGCGCGAAGTTTTGGATGAAGGTCTTTAACGATCTCAAGACGCGCGGTGTCGAAGATGTGCTGATTGCCGTGACCGATGGCCTCAAAGGTATGCCAGAGGCTCTCAGTGCCGTGTTTCCAGAGACGACGTTGCAAACGTGCATCGTGCACCTGATCCGCAACAGCCTCGACTTCGCGGCCTGGGACAAGCGGCGGGCTCTGGCCAAGGAGCTGAAGCCGATTTACCAAGCCATTAATGCTGAAGCGGCTGAGCAAGCACTCGATGAGTTTGAGAACGGGCCGTGGGGCGAGAAATATCCAACGGTGGTGGCTGCCTGGAGACGCGCCTGGGATCGAGTGATTCCATTTTTCGTCTTCCCACCGGCCATCAGAAAGGTGATTTACACCACCAACGCCATCGAGAGCATCAACGCCCAGCTACGCAAGGTCATCAAGACTCGCGGGCATTTCCCGAATGATGACGCAGCGACCAAACTGATTTGGTTGGGATTGCGCAACATAACAGCCAATTGGGGAAAACCGGCCCATGATTGGAAAAGCGCGATGAATCAATTTGCGATTCTGTACGGAGATCGGTTCATCAGGCCGACCTGGTGA
- a CDS encoding DMT family transporter — protein MTVARKNPDAFAFQVMLGLCLVWGCQQVLIKSAAVDIAPVMQAAFRNGIAALLVGLLVCFKGGWGQVGTTWRAGLLAGGLFGLEFLFIAEGLKLTSAAHMSVFLYTAPIFTALGLHFMMPSERLRLLQWLGILLAFGGIALAFAGGISLDQLDGRMLLGDGLAILAGLAWGATTVVVRGSRLSEAPVTLTLFYQLAVGFVGLVLIALISGQIADFSLTPLAVGSVLFQGIVVSFLSYLTWFWLLRKYLASNLAVFSFITPLFGVTFGVLLLDEPLSLNFVIGAVMVLLGVVMVSAEAWVRQQLRKLVG, from the coding sequence ATGACGGTGGCCCGCAAGAACCCCGACGCCTTCGCCTTCCAGGTCATGCTGGGGCTGTGCCTGGTCTGGGGCTGCCAGCAAGTGTTGATCAAGTCCGCCGCCGTGGATATCGCCCCGGTGATGCAGGCGGCGTTTCGCAATGGCATAGCCGCCTTGCTGGTGGGGCTGCTGGTCTGCTTCAAGGGTGGCTGGGGGCAGGTCGGCACAACCTGGCGCGCCGGGTTGCTGGCCGGTGGCTTGTTCGGCCTGGAGTTCCTGTTCATCGCCGAGGGGCTGAAACTGACCTCGGCGGCGCATATGTCGGTATTCCTCTACACCGCGCCGATCTTCACAGCGCTCGGGTTGCATTTCATGATGCCCAGCGAGCGGCTGCGGCTGTTGCAGTGGCTGGGCATCCTGCTGGCGTTCGGCGGGATCGCCCTGGCGTTCGCTGGCGGTATTTCCCTCGATCAGCTCGATGGCCGCATGTTGCTGGGCGATGGCCTGGCGATCCTGGCGGGGTTGGCCTGGGGCGCGACCACGGTGGTGGTGCGTGGCTCGCGATTGTCCGAGGCACCGGTGACCTTGACCTTGTTCTATCAGTTGGCGGTGGGGTTTGTCGGCTTGGTGCTGATCGCCCTGATCAGCGGGCAGATCGCCGATTTCTCGCTGACCCCGCTGGCGGTGGGCAGTGTGCTGTTCCAGGGGATCGTGGTGTCCTTCCTGAGTTACCTGACCTGGTTCTGGTTGCTGCGCAAGTACCTGGCGTCGAACCTGGCGGTGTTCTCATTCATTACACCGTTGTTCGGCGTGACTTTCGGCGTGCTGTTGCTGGATGAGCCGTTGAGCCTGAACTTCGTGATCGGCGCGGTGATGGTATTGCTCGGAGTAGTCATGGTCAGCGCCGAGGCGTGGGTGCGGCAGCAGTTGCGCAAGCTGGTGGGATGA
- a CDS encoding immunity 8 family protein, with amino-acid sequence MRAVVKGISNDIFDVETYVPENLDSFSLSLRIRIGLDCTQGADDFELFICNPKWLEETMWEPRWGRGLLIVREYDFSTINGLIHEYVNRCEGDSWEAIVIKLGKVFSWEFDDYQS; translated from the coding sequence ATGCGTGCTGTTGTAAAAGGTATTTCTAATGATATTTTTGATGTCGAGACCTACGTTCCCGAGAATCTAGACAGCTTTTCTTTAAGTCTTCGTATTCGAATTGGGCTTGATTGTACGCAAGGGGCAGATGATTTTGAGCTTTTCATCTGCAATCCAAAGTGGTTAGAAGAGACAATGTGGGAGCCTCGTTGGGGGAGAGGCCTATTAATTGTTCGGGAATATGATTTTTCGACTATTAATGGATTGATTCATGAGTATGTGAATCGCTGCGAGGGGGATAGCTGGGAAGCTATCGTGATAAAGCTGGGGAAGGTATTTTCCTGGGAGTTTGATGATTACCAATCCTAA